In Micromonospora purpureochromogenes, a single window of DNA contains:
- the smc gene encoding chromosome segregation protein SMC, producing the protein MHLKSLTVKGFKSFASATTLKLEPGITCVVGPNGSGKSNVVDAIAWVLGEQGAKALRGGKMEDVIFAGTAGRAPLGRAEVTLTIDNTDGALPIEYTEVSITRRMFRSGESEYEINGDSCRLLDIQELLSDSGIGREMHIIVGQGRLDGMLHAKPEDRRAFIEEAAGVLKHRKRKEKALRKLDAMQVNLNRLTDLTAELRRQLKPLGRQAEVARRAAAIQANLRDARLRLLADDLATLRTTLDREIADETALRERREQVEAEHSEVQARLGELEAALAEDAPLLAAAQDTWYKLSALQERFRSIEQLARERLRHLSATTDDERPGRDPEQLEAESQRVREQEEELRAALTDDQIRLAEAVEHRQELERQLAAAERELVAAAKAIADRREGLARLTGQVNSARARTTSAGEEIERLAAAHADALARAEKAQADLDAVAEQSTEADRDNAELDERHAEAVAVHEKAQAAVRSLADAERAAEKDAATWKAREEALGLGLRRKDGAGALLARAGEVPGLLGSLAGLLTVAPGHEAALAAALGGLADAVAVSGVDEAVEAMRLLKISDAGRAGLLVGSPAGPGMDGPADALRPKLPDTARWAPDLVECAAEIRPAVHRALRDVVLVADLAAAAELVAGNPELRAVTPDGDVVGAYAAAGGSAKAPSYIEVQAAVEEARTNRLTAERTSAELRDQLVDARAEVTAAKEAVQHAAAAKREAESHRNAAARRLAELGAAARSAKAETDRLGESRSRAEAARERDLLALAELEERLRLAEDTPIDAEPSTEERDQLAAMVPRARQNEMEVRLAVRTAEERVSSIAGRADSLARQATAERAARERAAARRAARIRGAAIARAVVGGAREALTRLTASIAAAEEHRDAVARERAAREAELQEVRGAAKRLGAELERLTSQVHRDEVARAEQRLRIEQLEAKAAEDFGLDVETLVAEYGPDQLVPPTQVDVATAERDGLPVPEPVRYERPVQEKRAAKAERELALLGKVNPLALEEFAALEERYKFLSEQLEDLKATRRDLLTVVKDVDDRILEVFASAFADTAREFEQVFTVLFPGGEGRLILTDPEDLLTTGVEVEARPPGKKIKRLSLLSGGERSLTAVAMLVAIFRARPSPFYIMDEVEAALDDVNLGRLITLLAQLREKSQLIVITHQKRTMEIADALYGVTMRSGVTQVISQRLNRADEDERPGRGEENG; encoded by the coding sequence GTGCATCTCAAGAGCCTGACGGTGAAGGGTTTCAAGTCCTTCGCCTCCGCCACGACGCTCAAGCTGGAGCCGGGGATCACCTGCGTGGTCGGCCCGAACGGCTCCGGCAAGTCCAACGTCGTCGACGCCATCGCCTGGGTGCTGGGCGAGCAGGGCGCCAAGGCGCTGCGCGGCGGCAAGATGGAGGACGTCATCTTCGCCGGCACCGCCGGGCGGGCGCCGCTGGGCCGGGCCGAGGTCACCCTCACCATCGACAACACCGACGGCGCCCTGCCGATCGAGTACACCGAGGTCTCCATCACCCGCCGGATGTTCCGCTCCGGCGAGAGCGAGTACGAGATCAACGGCGACTCCTGCCGCCTGCTCGACATCCAGGAACTGCTGTCGGACTCCGGCATCGGCCGGGAGATGCACATCATCGTCGGCCAGGGCCGGCTCGACGGCATGCTGCACGCCAAGCCGGAGGACCGGCGGGCGTTCATCGAGGAGGCGGCCGGCGTCCTCAAGCACCGCAAGCGCAAGGAAAAGGCGCTGCGGAAGCTCGACGCGATGCAAGTAAATCTCAACCGGCTCACCGACCTCACCGCCGAGCTGCGCCGCCAGCTCAAGCCGCTGGGCCGGCAGGCCGAGGTGGCCCGACGGGCCGCCGCCATCCAGGCCAACCTGCGCGACGCCCGGCTGCGGCTGCTCGCCGACGACCTCGCCACCCTGCGCACCACCCTGGACCGGGAGATCGCCGACGAGACCGCGCTGCGCGAGCGGCGCGAGCAGGTCGAGGCCGAACACAGCGAGGTGCAGGCCCGCCTGGGCGAGCTGGAGGCGGCCCTGGCCGAGGACGCGCCGCTGCTCGCCGCCGCCCAGGACACCTGGTACAAGCTCTCCGCCCTGCAGGAACGGTTCCGCTCCATCGAGCAGCTCGCCCGGGAACGGCTGCGCCACCTCAGCGCCACCACCGACGACGAGCGGCCCGGCCGCGACCCGGAGCAGCTGGAGGCCGAGTCGCAGCGGGTCCGCGAGCAGGAGGAGGAGCTGCGCGCGGCGCTCACCGACGACCAGATCCGGCTGGCCGAGGCGGTGGAGCACCGGCAGGAGCTGGAACGGCAACTGGCCGCCGCCGAGCGGGAGCTGGTCGCCGCCGCCAAGGCGATCGCCGACCGCCGGGAGGGCCTGGCCCGGCTCACCGGGCAGGTCAACTCGGCCCGGGCCCGCACCACCAGTGCCGGCGAGGAGATCGAGCGGCTCGCCGCCGCCCACGCCGACGCGCTGGCCCGCGCCGAGAAGGCCCAGGCCGACCTGGACGCGGTGGCCGAACAGTCCACCGAGGCGGACCGGGACAACGCCGAACTCGACGAGCGGCACGCCGAGGCGGTCGCCGTCCACGAGAAGGCCCAGGCCGCCGTGCGCTCCCTCGCCGACGCCGAGCGGGCCGCCGAGAAGGACGCCGCCACCTGGAAGGCCCGCGAGGAGGCGCTCGGCCTCGGCCTGCGCCGCAAGGACGGCGCGGGCGCGCTGCTGGCCCGCGCCGGCGAGGTGCCCGGCCTGCTGGGCAGCCTGGCCGGCCTGCTCACCGTCGCCCCCGGCCACGAGGCGGCCCTCGCCGCCGCCCTCGGCGGGCTCGCCGACGCCGTCGCGGTCAGCGGGGTGGACGAGGCCGTCGAGGCGATGCGGCTGCTGAAGATCTCCGACGCCGGGCGGGCCGGACTACTGGTCGGCAGCCCCGCCGGCCCCGGCATGGACGGCCCGGCCGACGCCCTGCGCCCGAAGCTGCCGGACACCGCCCGCTGGGCGCCCGACCTGGTGGAGTGCGCCGCCGAGATCCGCCCGGCCGTGCACCGGGCGCTGCGCGACGTGGTGCTCGTCGCCGACCTCGCCGCCGCGGCCGAGCTGGTCGCCGGCAACCCGGAGCTGCGCGCGGTCACCCCGGACGGCGACGTGGTCGGGGCGTACGCGGCGGCCGGCGGATCGGCCAAGGCGCCCAGCTACATCGAGGTGCAGGCCGCCGTCGAGGAGGCCCGCACCAACCGGCTCACCGCCGAGCGGACCAGCGCCGAGCTGCGCGACCAGCTGGTCGACGCGCGGGCCGAGGTGACCGCCGCCAAGGAGGCGGTGCAGCACGCCGCCGCCGCCAAGCGGGAGGCGGAGAGCCACCGCAACGCCGCCGCCCGCCGCCTCGCCGAGCTGGGCGCCGCCGCCCGATCCGCGAAGGCGGAGACCGACCGGCTCGGCGAGTCCCGCTCCCGCGCCGAGGCGGCCCGCGAACGCGACCTGCTCGCCCTGGCCGAGCTGGAGGAGCGGCTGCGGCTGGCCGAGGACACCCCGATCGACGCCGAGCCCTCCACCGAGGAGCGGGACCAGCTCGCCGCGATGGTGCCCCGGGCCCGGCAGAACGAGATGGAGGTCCGGCTGGCGGTGCGTACCGCCGAGGAGCGGGTCTCCTCGATCGCCGGCCGGGCCGACTCGCTGGCCCGACAGGCCACCGCCGAGCGGGCGGCGCGCGAACGCGCCGCGGCCCGGCGGGCGGCGCGCATCCGCGGCGCGGCCATCGCCCGGGCCGTGGTGGGCGGCGCCCGCGAGGCGCTCACCCGGCTCACCGCCTCGATCGCCGCGGCCGAGGAGCACCGCGACGCGGTGGCGCGCGAACGCGCCGCCCGCGAGGCCGAACTCCAGGAGGTACGCGGCGCGGCCAAGCGCCTCGGCGCGGAGCTGGAACGGCTGACCAGCCAGGTGCACCGCGACGAGGTGGCCCGCGCCGAGCAGCGGCTGCGCATCGAGCAGTTGGAGGCGAAGGCCGCCGAGGACTTCGGCCTGGACGTGGAGACCCTGGTCGCCGAATACGGCCCGGACCAGCTCGTCCCACCCACCCAGGTCGACGTGGCGACGGCCGAACGCGACGGCCTGCCGGTGCCCGAGCCGGTCCGCTACGAGCGGCCGGTGCAGGAGAAGCGGGCCGCCAAGGCGGAGCGGGAGCTGGCCCTGCTCGGCAAGGTCAACCCGCTCGCGCTGGAGGAGTTCGCCGCGCTGGAGGAGCGCTACAAGTTCCTCTCCGAGCAGCTGGAGGACCTGAAGGCCACCCGGCGGGACCTGCTCACCGTGGTCAAGGACGTCGACGACCGGATCCTGGAGGTCTTCGCCAGCGCCTTCGCAGACACCGCCCGGGAGTTCGAGCAGGTCTTCACCGTGCTCTTCCCCGGCGGCGAGGGCCGGCTGATCCTCACCGACCCGGAGGACCTGCTCACCACCGGCGTCGAGGTGGAGGCCCGCCCGCCGGGCAAGAAGATCAAGCGGCTGTCCCTGCTCTCCGGCGGCGAGCGGTCGCTGACCGCGGTGGCCATGCTGGTGGCGATCTTCCGCGCCCGGCCCAGCCCGTTCTACATCATGGACGAGGTGGAAGCGGCGCTGGACGACGTGAACCTCGGCAGACTGATCACGCTGCTGGCACAGTTGCGGGAGAAGAGCCAGCTGATCGTCATCACGCACCAGAAGCGGACGATGGAGATCGCCGACGCGCTCTACGGCGTGACCATGCGCAGCGGGGTCACCCAGGTGATCAGCCAACGGCTCAACCGGGCCGACGAGGACGAGCGGCCTGGCCGCGGCGAGGAGAACGGGTAG
- a CDS encoding CAP domain-containing protein — MEATGVYGWTDPIDPDDAPRRPQPPTDEPPAWLTDRPGPRSAYLFGDEPEQPGDDLADAPTTQWRTEPDDRPYAWTDRTPAGPSDGHLDPAGYPDAPGAPFAPAPEFAPPADWRHTTGGLRAVDAEPSAEGQGRHRQRSRFPRPLVLGGAAAAATLVVSLGAGALALAGGNETVADQASVDDTVAAAPLAPDAGIPADALAGTAGASPTGTPTTARPTPSPSRTVKPTPAPKRTTAPSRQSTRTSGTSTTNSLSPGVSSQAQQVVDLVNAERAKAGCGKVSIDDKLMLAAQRHSQDQADHQKMSHTGSDGSDAGDRIERVGYTWRTYGENVAWNQQTPAAVMDAWMNSSGHRANILNCAFTEIGVGVASSNGPYWTQVFATPR, encoded by the coding sequence GTGGAGGCGACAGGCGTGTACGGCTGGACCGACCCGATCGACCCGGACGACGCCCCCCGGCGCCCGCAACCGCCCACCGACGAGCCGCCGGCCTGGCTGACCGACCGCCCCGGGCCGCGCTCGGCGTACCTCTTCGGCGACGAGCCGGAACAGCCGGGCGACGACCTGGCGGACGCCCCGACCACGCAGTGGCGTACCGAACCGGACGACCGGCCGTACGCGTGGACCGACCGGACCCCGGCCGGCCCGTCGGATGGTCACCTCGACCCCGCGGGGTACCCGGACGCGCCCGGCGCCCCGTTCGCGCCCGCTCCCGAGTTCGCCCCGCCCGCCGACTGGCGGCACACCACCGGCGGCCTGCGGGCCGTCGACGCCGAGCCGTCGGCCGAGGGACAGGGCCGGCACCGGCAGCGGAGCCGCTTCCCGCGCCCGCTGGTCCTCGGCGGCGCCGCCGCGGCCGCCACGCTGGTGGTGAGCCTCGGCGCCGGCGCGCTGGCGCTGGCCGGTGGCAACGAGACAGTGGCCGACCAGGCCTCCGTCGACGACACCGTCGCCGCCGCCCCGCTGGCGCCGGACGCCGGGATCCCCGCCGACGCGCTGGCCGGCACCGCCGGCGCCTCCCCCACCGGCACGCCGACCACCGCCCGCCCGACCCCGTCGCCGAGCCGGACGGTCAAGCCGACACCCGCGCCGAAGCGGACCACGGCCCCGTCCCGGCAGAGCACCCGCACCAGCGGCACGTCGACCACCAACTCGCTCAGCCCCGGCGTCAGCAGCCAGGCGCAGCAGGTCGTCGACCTGGTCAACGCCGAACGGGCCAAGGCCGGCTGCGGGAAGGTGAGCATCGACGACAAGCTGATGCTGGCCGCCCAGCGGCACAGCCAGGACCAGGCCGACCACCAGAAGATGTCGCACACCGGCAGCGACGGCAGCGACGCCGGTGACCGGATCGAGCGGGTCGGCTACACCTGGCGCACCTACGGCGAGAACGTCGCCTGGAACCAGCAGACCCCGGCCGCGGTGATGGACGCCTGGATGAACAGCTCCGGGCACCGGGCCAACATCCTCAACTGCGCGTTCACCGAGATCGGCGTCGGCGTGGCCAGCAGCAACGGGCCGTACTGGACCCAGGTCTTCGCCACCCCGCGCTGA
- a CDS encoding endo alpha-1,4 polygalactosaminidase, with protein sequence MRIRLPASARRSRPLPTAARRRPPTRRGVRGALPAAVALTLLTPACHTPLVPPGAPTPWPTAYAHRWQWQWQLEGPVDTDVAADVFLLDPVRTTAAETSALRGRDRRLVCQVHVGSYAGTDPDATRFPTAVRGTPTGRAQRRWLDVRRWDVLEPVLADRFRLCRGKGFGAVALADADGYAHRSGFPLGYDEQLTFNRRLAVLARSLDLSPGLMNDVGQVAALAPDFDFAVVEECVRLKVCAKLLPFADADKPVFHVEYTGHTATFCVTTLGYGFASIRKNRSLDAWRDPCQLP encoded by the coding sequence ATGCGGATCCGGCTGCCAGCGTCCGCGCGGCGGAGCAGGCCGCTGCCGACCGCCGCGCGCCGGCGACCCCCGACCCGGCGCGGCGTCCGCGGGGCCCTGCCGGCCGCCGTCGCGCTCACCCTGCTGACCCCCGCCTGCCACACCCCGCTGGTCCCGCCGGGCGCGCCGACGCCGTGGCCGACCGCGTACGCGCACCGGTGGCAGTGGCAGTGGCAGCTCGAGGGGCCGGTCGACACCGACGTCGCAGCGGACGTCTTCCTGCTCGACCCGGTACGGACCACCGCCGCCGAGACCTCCGCGCTGCGCGGGCGGGACCGCCGGCTGGTCTGCCAGGTGCACGTCGGCTCGTACGCCGGCACCGACCCGGACGCCACCCGCTTCCCGACGGCGGTGCGGGGCACCCCCACCGGCCGGGCGCAGCGCCGCTGGCTCGACGTACGCCGGTGGGACGTGCTGGAGCCGGTGCTGGCCGACCGGTTCCGGCTCTGCCGGGGCAAGGGCTTCGGCGCGGTGGCGCTGGCCGACGCCGACGGGTACGCCCACCGCTCCGGCTTCCCGCTCGGCTACGACGAACAACTGACGTTCAACCGGCGGCTGGCGGTGCTGGCCCGCTCCCTCGACCTCTCCCCCGGCCTGATGAACGACGTCGGCCAGGTGGCCGCGCTCGCGCCCGACTTCGACTTCGCGGTCGTCGAGGAGTGCGTCCGGCTGAAGGTCTGCGCCAAGCTGCTGCCGTTCGCCGACGCGGACAAGCCGGTCTTCCACGTCGAGTACACCGGGCACACCGCGACGTTCTGCGTGACCACCCTCGGGTACGGCTTCGCCTCCATCCGCAAGAACCGGTCGCTGGACGCCTGGCGGGACCCCTGCCAGCTCCCCTGA